The Diorhabda sublineata isolate icDioSubl1.1 chromosome 6, icDioSubl1.1, whole genome shotgun sequence genome includes a window with the following:
- the LOC130445158 gene encoding cyclic AMP-responsive element-binding protein 3-like protein 3 yields MNINDFLNSSGEEGNSDMETMDVSLSCDNSELMSSEFFDSVLSLENNMDDEFFPNFEDDINVSSDASSNVDEVLSPRSFYSESDKNSSCIEGYDDTSTILGNIEGFHELISILDPTPEQPVKEIPPVTAPNTLLSKLPTQILIQNPNNKKCISKPMISTTNSQLKKNQVKTKPQILKVQQISNNGTPVLLPLNIKSIKILNSAADVAALTSNVRKRKFETKTEESSNIVSSTNQYPPLNLTNEEKRLLAKEGIILPTHHPLTKNDERELKRIRRKIRNKISAQDSRKRKKEYVDSLEERVRRGSEENKNLLQRVRDLQRQNKTLVAHVNKLQALICNSTTSKATPSTCLMVVLLSALLVSLPNMKLFESKNSSQIQNEQEQVAVRRSLLSSPQAAEDLNMEEFLIFKDEEEFDGKLDELDMENSTEQEITKILENVGKKFDGVQSETKDSLGLFDRIMDTVKGFLKKENKKDLFGASDYGGFQKKGFIEPDIDEYISDDEPYLKRNKLDVNSKPHNENVVTTTINTKKIAIDTKEK; encoded by the exons atgaatatcaaCGATTTTTTGAATTCTAGCGGCGAAGAAGGTAATAGCGATATGGAAACAATGGATGTGTCGTTAAGTTGCGACAATTCGGAGCTCATGAGCTCCGAATTTTTCGATTCAGTACTATCATTGGAAAACAATATGGATGATGAGTTTTTCCCAAATTTTGAAGATGATATTAATGTTTCCAGCGATGCCAGTTCTAACGTCGACGAAGTCCTATCGCCGCGAAGCTTTTATTCAGAAAGCGATAAGAATAGTTCTTGTATAGAAGGTTATGATGATACTAGCACTATACTGGGAAATATTGAAGGCTTTCATGAATTAATATCCATTCTAGATCCTACACCTGAACAACCTGTAAAAGAAATACCTCCCGTCACTGCACCTAATACACTCCTTTCTAAATTACCAACTCAAATTCTTATACAAaatccaaataataaaaaatgtatttcaaagcCTATGATAAGTACCACTAATAGTCAGCTTAAGAAAAACCAAGTGAAAACCAAACCTCAAATACTTAAAGTACAACAAATTTCAAACAATGGTACTCCGGTTTTACTGCCATTGAATATAAAGAGTATTAAAATTCTGAATAGTGCTGCGGATGTTGCTGCTCTTACTAGTAATGTAAGAAaacgaaaatttgaaacaaaaactgaGGAAAGTTCAAATATTGTTAGTTCCACAAACCAGTATCCACCCTTGAATCTTACTAATGAAGAAAAGAGGCTATTAGCAAAGGAAGGTATTATTTTACCTACTCATCATCCACTTACCAAAAATGATGAGAGAGAACTAAAACGGATTCGtcgaaaaataagaaataaaatttcagctcaagATTCTAGGAAGCGTAAAAAAGAATATGTGGATAGCTTAGAGGAGAGAGTCAGAAGAG ggtccgaagaaaataaaaatcttttacaGAGAGTGAGAGATCTACAGAGGCAAAATAAAACTTTGGTAGCTCATGTCAATAAGCTACAAGCATTGATATGTAATTCAACAACATCTAAAGCAACCCCATCTACATGCCTAATGGTTGTTCTTCTTTCTGCTCTATTGGTATCTTTGCCGAATATGAAATTATTCGAAAGCAAGAATTCAAGTCAGATACAAAATGAGCAAGAACAAGTGGCTGTTAGAAGATCTTTACTTTCTAGCCCTCAAGCTGCAGAAGATTTGAACATGGAGGAGTTCTTGATTTTCAAGGATGAA GAGGAGTTTGATGGTAAACTAGATGAACTAGATATGGAGAACTCCACTGAAcaggaaattacaaaaattctggaaaatgtAGGGAAGAAATTTGATGGAGTACAATCAGAGACAAAAGATTCTCTGGGTTTGTTTGATAGAATCATGGATACAGTTAAAGGTTTTCtcaagaaagaaaacaaaaaggaTTTATTTGGCGCTTCAGATTATGGAGGGtttcaaaaaaaaggttttatagAGCCAGATATCGACGAGTATATATCAGATGATGAACCATATCTAAAGCGGAATAAG
- the LOC130446099 gene encoding alpha-tocopherol transfer protein-like — translation MQNIEKSIEILKEWIMKQPHLTCNISDLLLRKFLIASNYSIEVAKELIDIFYTLRLRTPELFANRNFYDAEIQDSIEIVDILKLPKLLGTSQILVARLNSTDIDKYHFQAALRMFTIFDDVQLTTDETFNDHDIVLIDLCGFTMKHLSKLSLTLTKKVLDYIQEARPANLKAVHFINVPNFMDKIFGMVKPFVRNNVMNMIHFHLPNSTALYDHIPKELLPEEYGGTCGTIAEYKQEWLQIVTENQSMVTAESYWKIDESKRINKSNYEEKFSTPGSFKKLDID, via the exons ATgcagaatatagaaaaaagcatcgaaattttgaaagaatggATAATGAAACAACCACATTTAACGTGTAATATAt CTGATTTGTTgctaagaaaatttttaatagctTCGAATTATAGCATAGAAGTGGCTAAGGAACTCATCGACATATTTTATACGCTACGTTTAAGAACCCCAGAACTTTTtgcaaatagaaatttttatgatgcaGAAATTCAGGATAGCATCGAAATAGT agatattttAAAGCTGCCGAAATTGTTAGGGACCAGTCAGATTCTAGTAGCAAGATTAAATTCCACCGATATtgataaatatcattttcaagCGGCTCTAAGAATGTTTACTATCTTTGATGATGTGCAATTAACTACCGACGAAACGTTTAATGACCACGATATTGTTTTGATAGATCTATGCGGTTTCACAATGAAACATTTATCGAAACTGTCTCTCACATTAACTAAGAAAGTTTTGGATTATATACAG gAAGCTCGTCCTGCTAATTTGAAAGCGGTCCATTTTATAAACGTACCTAATTTTATggataaaatttttggtatggTTAAACCATTTGTTAGAAACAATGTAATGAACATG ATCCATTTCCATTTACCGAATTCGACAGCATTGTACGACCACATTCCTAAAGAATTACTTCCAGAAGAATACGGCGGTACTTGTGGTACTATTGCGGAATATAAACAAGAATGGTTGCAGATCGTAACTGAAAATCAAAGTATGGTAACAGCAGAATCTTATTGGAAAATAGATGAAAGTAAACGTATAAATAAGAgtaattatgaagaaaaatttagtaCACCAggttcttttaaaaaattagatatagattga